In the genome of Kwoniella shivajii chromosome 5, complete sequence, one region contains:
- a CDS encoding trehalose-phosphatase, whose product MDSMHPDPAPAPPPSLADIKAQVDRLEAAHKAKGTPLSGRIIHVMHHLPVEIVRIVPAESLESGGMLSPPMTPEFKPEDVEATVESADAKWRIHSRTAHPALVSGIKSLSDTHDQILVAWTGEVLLQPDTNVSPQTQSQATFPSIAQNLLAPFTNQNDTPPPTAAAPGNEAPLMVFGGEFNDQEKAEVEKELARFTEVEQDIEVGGRLKYLPVFLPPDVSKSHYEGFCKKTLWPLFHYLLWLDSTATVPSPDPSWLAYHKTNQMFAQRVAEVYQPGDLIICHDYHLLLAPKMIREALGQVFHPNAGWGSAHPSPAPQHANRKFDWEQSQQATPTNDKSKTEKLGGFLSNVGSALGQHLNVGGEHGTPVEVMIGMFMHTPWPSSEIFRCLPTRREILDGMLGANLVSFQTYSYSRHFVSTCIRVCGYESTAGGVDANGQVTAVGYCPIGLDVKRVVHDRELPGVIPKMEALRQLYKDKKIIVGREKLDVAKGVYNKLQAFEKFLQVYPEWRGKVVLIQVTTPALSESPKLERMTAELVSHINGTYGSLDFTPVHHYHQALEKDEYFGLLSVADLALITSLRDGMNTTSMEFILCQDKTNKSPLVLSEFMGTVASFQSALQINPHDLLGVAHAINKGLTMPEAEKEERHQSLLTSVVGHTSYTWAATILKQLLENVGGEHTAHQTPALDVGKFSQAYKNSKKRLLLFDYDGTLTPIVKVPSHAVPTERTLAAITTLAQDPKNVVYLISGRDGDFLEEHWGHVENLGMSAEHGSFVKQPGDEDFTNMTEALDMSWMSEVEEIFKYYTERTTGSTIEVKKASITWHYRNSDPDFGEFQCKQCLDLLESSLAPRRPIEVLVGKKNLEVRPLAVNKGEIVKRLMYENPDADLIFCAGDDKTDEDMFRSLRTVFPPGGVHSSEPIIMKPPVAVTSTLDPEEVAELKDVELHIRPDEIFATTVGPPAKKTLAGWHVTCPEEVVEALEVLLEKQA is encoded by the exons ATGGATTCCATGCATCCCGACCCTGCACCTGCccctcctccttctttagCCGACATCAAAGCTCAAGTAGACCGACTTGAAGCTGCTCACAAAGCAAAAGGAACTCCCTTATCTGGTCGAATCATCCATGTTATGCATCATCTCCCAGTCGAGATCGTCCGAATCGTACCTGCAGAATCCTTGGAATCAGGCGGTATGCTTTCCCCACCAATGACACCTGAATTTAAACctgaagatgtcgaagctACTGTTGAATCAGCAGATGCCAAATGGAGAATCCACTCTAGAACAGCTCACCCAGCTTTGGTTTCAGGTATAAAAAGTTTATCTGATACACATGATCAAATCTTAGTAGCTTGGACAGGTGAAGTTCTGTTACAACCTGATACAAACGTTTCTCCTCAAACTCAATCACAAGctactttcccttctatcGCTCAAAATCTTTTAGCTCCTTTCACGAACCAAAATGATACCCCTCCTCCAACAGCAGCTGCCCCAGGAAACGAAGCTCCTCTTATGGTATTTGGTGGTGAATTCAACGATcaagagaaagctgaagTAGAGAAGGAACTTGCAAGATTTACCGAAGTAGAACAGGATATCGAAGTCGGTGGCAGGTTGAAATACTTACCCGTATTCCTTCCTCCAGATGTCAGTAAAAGCCACTACGAGGGTTTCTGtaagaaaa CCCTTTGGCCATTATTCCACTATCTTCTTTGGCTCGACTCTACCGCTACCGTCCCTTCACCCGACCCTTCATGGCTTGCGTACCACAAAACCAACCAAATGTTCGCTCAACGAGTCGCTGAGGTATACCAACCCGgtgatttgatcatttgtcACGACTACCATCTCCTCTTGGCTCCAAAGATGATTCGAGAAGCTCTCGGCCAAGTCTTCCACCCTAATGCCGGATGGGGATCTGCTCACCCTTCACCCGCTCCTCAACATGCCAACAGGAAATTTGACTGGGAACAAAGTCAACAAGCTACACCCACTAATGACAAGTCAAAGACCGAAAAGCTTGGAGGTTTCCTTTCCAACGTCGGTTCAGCTCTTGGTCAGCATCTCAACGTAGGAGGAGAACATGGCACTCCTGTGGAAGTCATGATTGGAATGTTCATGCACACTCCTTGGCCAAGTTCCGAAATCTTTAGATGCCTTCCAA CTCGACGTGAAATTCTCGACGGCATGCTCGGTGCCAACCTCGTTTCTTTCCAAACATACTCCTACTCTCGACATTTCGTCTCTACATGTATCCGAGTTTGTGGTTACGAATCAACCGCCGGCGGTGTAGATGCCAACGGTCAAGTCACCGCTGTTGGTTACTGTCCTATAGGTCTTGATGTCAAACGAGTGGTTCACGACAGAGAATTGCCTGGAGTCATCCCCAAAATGGAAGCGTTGAGACAGTTATACAAGGATAAGAAGATCATCGTTGGAAGGGAGAAATTAGATGTTGCCAAAGGTGTATACAACAAACTTCAAGCTTTCGAGAAGTTCTTGCAAGTTTATCCCGAATGGAGAGGAAAAGTTGTTCTCATCCAAGTCACAACTCCTGCTCTTTCAGAATCACCTAAACTTGAAAGAATGACAGCAGAACTAGTCAGTCATATCAATGGTACCTATGGAAGTTTGGACTTCACTCCTGTCCACCATTA CCACCAAGCTCtcgagaaagatgaatactTTGGTTTACTTTCAGTAGCTGATCTCGCTCTGATCACTTCCTTAAGAGATGGAATGAACACCACTTCAATGGAGTTTATCTTATGTCAAGACAAAACAAACAAATCTCCATTGGTCCTCTCAGAATTCATGGGAACAGTAGCTTCATTCCAATCTGCGCTTCAAATCAATCCTCACGATTTACTCGGTGTGGCTCATGCCATCAACAAAGGATTGACCATGCCCGAAGCcgagaaagaggaaagacaTCAATCTCTCCTCACCAGTGTAGTGGGACACACATCTTACACATGGGCTGCTACTATCCTCAAACAATTATTAGAGAACGTCGGTGGTGAACATACCGCTCATCAAACTCCAGCTTTGGACGTTGGTAAATTCAGCCAAGCTTACAAGAactcaaagaagagattattGTTATTCGATTACGAT GGAACGTTGACACCGATTGTCAAAGTACCATCGCATGCCGTTCCTACCGAACGAACGCTTGCCGCAATCACCACACTCGCCCAAGATCCCAAGAATGTAGTTTACTTGATCTCTGGTCGAGACGGTGATTTCCTTGAGGAACATTGGGGTCACGTTGAGAATTTAGGAATGTCAGCTGAACATGGAAGTTTCGTTAAACAACCTGGAGATGAAGACTTCACAAATATGACTGAAGCTTTGGATATGAGTTGGATGAGcgaagttgaagaaatctTCAAGTACTACACCGAG AGAACAACTGGATCCACAATTGAAGTAAAGAAAGCATCTATTACATGGCACTACAGAAACTCTGATCCTGACTTCGGAGAGTTCCAATGTAAACAATGTTTAGACTTGCTCGAAAGTTCATTAGCTCCTAGGCGACCCATTGAGG TCCTCGtcggaaagaagaacctCGAAGTTAGACCTCTCGCAGTAAATAAAGGAGAGATCGTCAAGAGATTGATGTACGAGAACCCCGATGccgatttgatcttttgtgCTGGTGACGACAAG ACCGACGAAGATATGTTCAGATCATTAAGAACCGTTTTCCCACCTGGAGGAGTACATTCATCAGAACCAATAATAATGAAACCCCCAGTGGCCGTAACATCAACATTggatccagaagaagtagcagaattgaaagatgtcgaaTTACATATCAGACCTGATGAAATATTCGCTACTACAGTTGGACCACCAGCTAAGAAGACTTTAGCAGGATGGCACGTCACCTGTCCTGAAGAAGTCGTGGAAGCTTTGGAAGTCTTATTGGAGAAACAAGCTTAA
- a CDS encoding AdoMet-dependent rRNA methyltransferase SPB1, translating into MGKHDKKTGKGRLDKFYRLAKEQGYRARSAFKLVHLNRKYDLLSKSKCVIDLCAAPGGWLQVAEKYMPKGSLIIGVDLNAIKPLPHVTTFVSDITTPHCRQMLKQHMHDWKADLVMHDGAPNVGSAWVQDAFTQNELVLQSLKLATEFLIKGGNFVTKVFRSQDYNSLMWVFGQLFKSVEATKPPSSRNVSAEIFVVCRDFIAPKHIDPKFLDPKHVFKDYASLPASIIEPPVTNPDGTTVAATQGSTSSAAAAAARLAANSHAHSNVFAPEKKRRHREGYADGDHTLYHTAPASDFVKGMDPVIVLGGMNRITFESEEEKQWLKSRHTTSDVIANFEDLKVLGKGDFKALMKWRLAIRLEIGLDVKADPTADATEDIDVEPIDEEEQITEDLKKLQEAKSAKTKRERKRANEKKAKDQLKIQLNMTAPEDLDTNDLALKGEEEIFDLEEGEAEAKRQGKSSKRSLRDIVQDADGMDESSSEEENDDDEEDEEILDSDEEKEMKTAMLEGELDGLYETYKERMQERDAKWKVKNERNKDKNFDAWHGIKEKNSDDEGEDNHSEPESEGGWDLLQGKKANDQDSDSDSDSESDSDVDAEEDEDQDMEQVSKPKKAKKSVQFDQPRKNTSLVTSLQETEKRAQMSRQAQLWFDQSVFKGVGDLAALDGDDEEEDEEEEEEEVESQAETEVADEDEDEDEDADEDIEMETEDEEEGSSTLQDEQDDDEFEIVPQDQDDDGTGWDVDDEDQDEVKKKIIKDKGLLTAEAVTLATSLVNRQITASQLIDQGFNKLSAFNKDGLPSWFLDDESKYYKPNIPITKEAVEALKARQRALDARPIKKVAEAKARKKFKAVQRMDKAKKKADDVMGSEEMGDGEKARSVRRMLAKAARGKQKAAEKKIVVAKGVNRGVKGRPTGVKGKYKIVDSRMRKEVRALKRIKKANKKR; encoded by the exons ATGGGTAAACACGACAAGAAGACAGGTAAGGGTCGTTTAGATAAGTTCTACCGGCTCGCCAAAGAGCAAGGTTATAGAGCTCGTTCCGCTTT CAAGCTGGTTCACTTGAACAGGAAATATGATTTattatcaaaatcaaaatgtgTGATCGATTTATGTGCTGCCCCAGGAGGTTGGCTTCAAGTAGCAGAAAAATATATGCCAAAaggatcattgatcatcggAGTAGATTTAAACGCTATCAAACCATTACCACATGTGACGACTTTCGTATCTGATATAACGACACCACATTGTCGACAAATGTTAAAACAACACATGCACGATTGGAAAGCTGATCTAGTAATGCATGATGGTGCGCCAAACGTCGGTTCTGCTTGGGTTCAAGATGCTTTCACACAAAATGAATTGGTGTTACAATCGTTAAAATTAGCAACTGAAtttttgatcaaaggtggtAATTTCGTTACAAAAGTTTTCAGATCTCAAGATTATAACTCTTTGATGTGGGTCTTTGGTCAATTATTCAAATCGGTTGAAGCTAccaaacctccttcttcaag AAACGTCTCCGCGGAAATTTTCGTAGTTTGTCGAGACTTCATAGCACCTAAACATATCGATCCTAAATTCCTAGATCCCAAACATGTCTTCAAAGATTACGCTTCTCTCCCTGCGTCCATTATCGAACCTCCTGTGACCAATCCGGATGGTACTACTGTGGCTGCCACTCAAGGATCCAcctcttcagctgctgctgcagcAGCCCGATTAGCTGCGAACTCACATGCTCATTCCAATGTGTTTGCCCccgagaagaagagaaggcATAGAGAAGGTTATGCAGATGGCGATCACACTTTATATCATACTGCTCCAGCAAGTGATTTCGTCAAAGGAATGGATCCGGTTATAGTACTTGGTGGAATGAATAGGATAACGTTTGAATCAGAGGAGGAGAAACA ATGGCTCAAATCTCGTCATACTACTTCTGACGTTATAGCAAACTTCGAGGATTTGAAAGTTCTCGGTAAAGGTGACTTCAAAGCGTTGATGAAGTGGCGTTTGGCTATCCGACTGGAAATTGGATTGGACGTAAAGGCAGATCCTACAGCAGATGCTACCGAGGATATTGATGTGGAACCtattgacgaagaagaacaaatcaCCGAAGAC CTTAAAAAATTGCAAGAGGCTAAATCAGCCAAAACCAAACGAGAACGTAAACGAgcaaatgagaagaaagccaaagatcAGCTCAAGATTCAATTGAATATGACTGCGCCTGAAGATCTCGACACGAATGATTTGGCcttgaaaggtgaagaagagatattcgatttggaagaaggtgaagcagAAGCTAAACGACAAGGAAAATCATCCAAGAGATCACTGAGAGATATCGTTCAAGACGcagatggaatggatgaatcgtcttccgaagaagaaaatgacgatgatgaagaagatgaggaaatcttggattcagatgaagaaaaagaaatgaaaacTGCAATgttggaaggtgaattggatgGATTATATGAGACTTATAAGGAGAGAATGCAAGAGAGAGATGCGAAatggaaagtgaagaatgaACGAAATAAAGATAAGAACTTCGATGCTTGGCATGGTATAAAAGAGAagaattcagatgatgaaggggaagacAATCattctgaacctgaaagtgaaggtggatgggatCTACTACAAGGTAAAAAGgcaaatgatcaagattcagattcagattcagattcagagTCAGATTCAGACGTTGacgccgaagaagatgaggaccAAGATATGGAACAAGTTTCCAAACCTAAGAAAGCTAAGAAAAGTGTTCAATTCGATCAACCTAGAAAGAACACTTCATTGGTGACTTCGTTGCAGGAAACTGAGAAAAGAGCTCAAATGAGTAGACAAGCTCAATTgtggtttgatcaatctgtCTTCAAAGGTGTAGGAGATCTAGCGGCCCTTGATGGtgacgacgaggaagaagacgaggaggaggaagaggaggaggttgaAAGTCAAGCCGAGACCGAAGtggcagatgaagatgaagatgaagatgaagacgcAGATGAGGATATCGAGATGGAgacggaagatgaggaggaaggCAGCAGTACTTTGCAAGACGAGCAG GACGATGACGAGTTCGAGATCGTTCCGCAAGAccaggatgatgatggtacTGGATGggatgtagatgatgaagatcaggatgaggtgaagaagaagattatcaagg ATAAGGGTCTGCTCACCGCTGAAGCAGTGACTCTCGCTACATCTTTAGTGAATCGACAAATAACGGCATCtcaattgatcgatcaagGGTTTAACAAACTTTCAGCATTCAACAAAGATGGATTACCATCTTGGttcttggatgatgaatCCAAATACTACAAACCTAATATACCTATAACTAAAGAGGCTGtcgaagctttgaaagcCCGACAAAGAGCCTTGGACGCCAGACCAATCAAGAAAGTGGCAGAAGCAAAAGCTAGAAAGAAGTTCAAGGCTGTTCAAAGGATGGATAAAGCTAAAAAGAAGGCTGATGACGTTATGGGTTCAGAAGAAATGGGTGATGGTGAAAAAGCAAGATCAGTAAGAAGAATGTTAGCTAAAGCTGCAAGAGGTAAACAAAAGGCTGCTGAAAAGAAGATCGTCGTTGCAAAAGGTGTCAACAGAGGTGTTAAGGGTAGACCAACAGGTGTTAAAGGGAAATATAAGATTGTTGATTCAAGAATgaggaaagag GTTCGGGCGTTGAAACGTATTAAGAAAGCGAACAAGAAGCGATAG